From the genome of Sandaracinaceae bacterium, one region includes:
- a CDS encoding alpha/beta hydrolase, giving the protein MTHPRITNVALLLAALSAAGCNVVRWQQAALVGDLRARGLRAADADVGGATVHHWHRGGEGTPVLLLHGFGTPALWQWSRQLEALEGRPLVLPDLLYFGGSTGTGDFSLDAQVTAVSGLIDQLGYGRVDVVGISYGGLVAYELAAARPDRVRRLVMIDSPGRAYTRADLRRLRARWGVRHVEDLFVPRTDAATRRLVALAYADPPWMPDFLLSQIRDVFYRDPEALRAVLRALVSDLERLRQRPDPVAPTLIVWGREDAVFPLPIGRRLGARLGPRARLLVIDDAAHAPNVEHPEEVNAALRRFLR; this is encoded by the coding sequence GTGACGCACCCCAGGATCACGAACGTCGCGCTGCTCCTCGCGGCCCTGAGCGCCGCGGGTTGCAACGTCGTGCGCTGGCAGCAGGCCGCGCTCGTCGGCGACCTGCGCGCGCGGGGGCTGCGCGCCGCGGACGCCGACGTGGGGGGCGCGACCGTCCATCACTGGCATCGCGGTGGCGAAGGCACTCCCGTTCTCTTGCTGCACGGCTTCGGCACGCCCGCCCTGTGGCAATGGAGCCGCCAGCTGGAGGCGCTCGAGGGGCGGCCACTCGTCTTGCCCGACCTGCTCTACTTCGGTGGCTCTACCGGGACGGGAGATTTCTCTCTCGACGCGCAGGTCACGGCGGTGAGCGGTCTGATCGACCAGCTGGGCTACGGGCGGGTAGACGTCGTGGGGATCTCCTACGGAGGACTCGTCGCGTACGAGCTCGCCGCCGCGCGACCGGACCGCGTCCGTCGGCTGGTGATGATCGACAGCCCGGGGCGCGCCTACACACGTGCAGATCTGAGACGTCTTCGTGCCCGGTGGGGCGTACGGCACGTGGAGGATCTCTTCGTGCCCCGGACCGACGCCGCGACGCGGCGCCTCGTGGCCCTGGCGTACGCCGACCCGCCATGGATGCCAGACTTTCTGCTGTCGCAGATTCGCGACGTGTTCTACCGAGACCCCGAGGCGCTCCGAGCGGTGCTGCGGGCGCTCGTCTCAGACCTGGAGCGGCTGCGGCAGCGCCCGGACCCCGTGGCGCCGACGCTGATCGTCTGGGGGCGAGAGGACGCGGTGTTCCCTCTGCCGATCGGCCGGCGTCTGGGGGCCCGGCTCGGCCCGCGCGCGCGATTGCTGGTGATCGACGACGCGGCCCACGCGCCGAACGTGGAGCATCCGGAGGAGGTCAACGCGGCGCTTCGGCGGTTCTTGCGTTGA